The genomic interval ATAAAAATTGGAAGCCGGTGAATCTCGGATGGTACGAATGTCCATCTTTTCTATGGATACCGGCGACTGTAAAATACTTTCTTCTACCCTTGAAGCTGACACTACTATTTCTTGTCCCATGATGATTTGCTCCTTTAAGGCAAATTCAAGGCTCGATTCTCCGCTGGAGATTTCTTTTTCCTGGGTTTCATATCCTACCGTTGATACCACCAACGTAAACGGAAGTGGTGTTGATGTGGAAAGTAAAAAGTTTCCCCTGGCATCCGTAACAGTACCTACCAGTTTGCCTTTCACCGAAATATTAACCCCTGCCAGCGCATCCTGACTGGCGGAGTCTGTTACCCGGCCGCTCACGGTGACGCCTTGTGCTGATACGCTATGAGCAAAAAACAGTATGGTCAGGCTTATCAGCCAGGTCCACAAATGAGTTGAGGTGGGTTGCATAAAAGGAGCATTTATAGTGAGAAAAAAATAAAAATATTTTCAGTTAAAATAGCAATTAATTAATATTAAATATTAAAAATCAACTAAACAATTATCTCTACAAGAATTTATACTTTTCAATTTTACTGTATAGACAATTAATTCATAGGCAAGTGCTTATTGAAAACTTTGAGTAATTCCTATAATTATGGATGCCCAATATTCCATATAATATTATCAGATTCAGCGAGAGTTATACTTTCGTCTAAATAAAAAGAGCCGGCTAATGATTAGCCAGCTCTTTTTATTAAATGTAACTGAAATTACTTATTGTTTCACGAACTTCTTAATGACTGATTCATTTCCTACCAATACTTTAACCAGATACATTCCGGCAGGAAGCTCTGGAAGTTCAATTTTTTCATCCAGCTGATATGATACCGAAGGATAGGTTTCTTCATATAATACATTGCCGATCATATCCATTACGACCAGCGCAACATCCGTTTCAGCATTCATTTCAACAAATAGAGTGAACACACCAGGATTAGGATTAGGTGCAATGATTACATCGGTTATCTTTGACAATTCCGGATCTCCTCCTTCTACACTAAAATCCTGCCGGGCAATAGCATCAGTTAAGCTATTAGGCAGATTGTAAACCAGATACCCAGCCCATAACAGGTCTACTCTTCCTGCCATTACATCTTTACCGTCCAATGCATATCTATCAAATTTCACACTGCTGGATGTAGATGATATTTCAACCCCATTTACCACTATGGATTTCACAAACAGGTTTCTGTCTTCTCCATTGGCATTCCTGTCATTGTCATAATGAACCACTACCTGGCTTAGGTCACTAATGTTCCAGTCTGAAGTAAACGTGTAATCCTTCAAACTATTTGTTGTATACGCTTCGCCAATAACCGTACCTTTGATCATAACTTTGAAATGTCCATATACGCCTGAACTGATAGTGCTATACGCTTTTACAGTTACTGTGGTACCATTTGAAGGTGCTGGTTCTTCCACCGGATCTTCATCATTTTGATATCCGGAAGGCTTGAACACCAAAGCCCCATTCCAAAGCATAGCTGTCTGTCCATTAATGATGTCTTTTCCATCAATATTGAATTTATCATACTTCACATTACTCGCATTTGCTTTTATGTTTTGACTTCCAACCGTTATTGAATTGATAAAAAGATCCTTTCCGGTATCATCATTATAGTGATGAATCATTACAGTTTTTATGTCACTAAGAGAAAACTTAGTTGTGAATTTAAGGTTTTGTACAGAACTGGAAGCTGTAACATCACCCACAATAATCCCATTTACAATTACTCTGAATTTAGGGGAATTCTTACCATACGCACTTACAGTAATCGTATTATTAGCATTTGGATCTGATTGCAAGGAAGATGGATTAGAGATATTTACATAAGGCCATACTTTATTCTCCATTTGTCCGAACATAAAGAGCATACCCGGATAAGTATCCCAGGAACCACCAAATGGAACATGGGGACCTGAGCCGGCAGGACCGCTAGGATAAGGTTTTACATTGGAAGCAGTACGGGTATATAATTTTTTTGTTCTATCATTTTTGAAATACAGATTCGGTTTAGAAAACCATAATTCATTTATTGCAAACCAACCATCTCCTTCATCTATATTATTGATCTGGTAGTTAGTATTCTGGTTGCCTGATGAGGCAGTTCCATACCGCCTAACCGTGCCATCTACATAATTTAGCACATGGTTTACTACCAGCGCCAGATTTTTTGTGCCACCACTTGTACCATATGCACCCTGTGATGTAGTAAACCGGTAAAGTTCTGCATCTCCCGCACGTGCAAAATGGTCTGCAACATCTACAGCATCAAAAATTGAATGTGACACATATGACCAACCGGCATCAGGAAAACCTTCTGTCCAGCGTTGAAATTCAGCTGATGTGCCATCAGGATATATGCTATACATAAGCATTTCCTTTACATATCGTTTTCCACTGTTTTTTAATACGCTTGCATTTTGCATAATACCTACCAAAGCGAAATATTTCACTTGTGCACTTCTCCGGTTATTATAGGCACGTCCTATACTTGAGGTTTTATAGCCATTATAATGAGTAGTTCTTCCATAGCTTGCACTCATCATATGTGCATATTCACTTAAGGTATAATTGTCACTACTGCGGTTAACATAATATTTACCTAAGTCCTGATCTACATTTAATTGCAAGAAAATGGCTGCATCATAAAACCACTTATCAAGTTTATTTCTATCAGAATCAGATAAAGTGCTTTTTATATAATCGTATGCAAATAACAAACGGGTAAGCCAGGAAGCAATAGGATAAGCAGGAGGCGCATCTCCTAAGTTAGTACACCAACGGGACCTAACAGCAAAATTAGCATTAGCTTCAGAGGATTGTGCAATTAATTCATTACGGACAGCATTTCTGTAACTGATATCACCTGTAATCAGGTAAACAAAAGCAGCATCCCTAAGCTTTTTTCCGTTGTTTGTGGGTTCACTTGCCCCCACTTGTACACAAGAACCAGTTGACACTCCCTTGTATCTTTCCGCAGAAGGATTGCTCAGGAATGATTTAGCATTTGAGGTAATACGGTCCCAGTCAGCAGGAGAACTAGTACTTTCATATCCAAAATGCTTATAAGGCCCAACATTTGCCCGTTTCCGCCATATATCTAATTCCTGCTGTGTAAAATGTAAACCTAATCTGGTTTGAGCAGAAATTTCGCAAAATACTAAAACAACAAATACTAAACTTAAAGAAAGGCGTTTGCTTAAAGCAAAGGGGGAATAAAAGAATGGAAGTTTCACTGCACGTGTGTGCAGTGTGAAAAATAGCGATTTCATAATGCAAAATTTAAAGTGTATGTAAGTGTATATTCGGTATTAATTCTTCCTCTGAATAAATTTAAAAGCGCGATTGTCAGAGGAGTTCACAGATAAAAAGAGGCGATATCAATAAAAATGAGAGGAGTGGGTGATTTGTTTCAACCGAAGAAAGAGAATCAGAAGAATGTAATGAATGAATAATTGTAAACCCATAGAGTAAGGATAATATTTAGTTAGTGATTAAATTTAAGATTATATAATTACCGCATAACTTTTGTGTAAAATCCATAACTAAAACTATTAAAACACTAGTTTATGATAAAACTACTAACTCTGAATATAAGAGTCGGATTCAAAGGGTAGTTTGGGTTTGGCTATACTCACCGGTAATGTAAGTATGATATAGAAGTAAAGTGCATTAAAAAATCCTACTTTACTATAGTTTTTAAACTCAAAACTAAAAATGAAATTGTAATAAACAATCCATTTTTTGTAATTTCATTATAAAGTATACATAATTCTTTAAATAGTTATATTTTATATTTATAATAAGAGTTTTGCCTCATGTAATTTATAGTTTCTCATTTAGAAAATTCTAAGTATAAAACTCAATTGCAACAAATCATTTTAGAAAATATGCCTAAGAATTTATTAATTTTTATATCGGGAGGATTTTGATATTGAAATCACAGATAAATATTTCTATTTTCTGTACTATTTTTTATTATAACCTATAAACGAATTGTTATCTCATATAAATTATTCATATCCTATCAATAAGTAACAGATGTATTCTTTTTATTTCTTAAAAAATCCTGGAAATATTACTAAAATAAAGAGTGTTTGTACTTACTAACATTGCTTAAATAACTGTGTATAGCAAATGTATTGTGATTCATATACAACAGTATTTCTGCATAAGAGCTGCATTTTTAGTGGATAATTCCTTCAACTGTTAGGCAAAAAATTCCCATTGGAGAATATCGCAATCATCTTGAGCTATTTGTAACTTTTTATATACTTACATAATTGCCTAGTTATAACTAAAAAGGTTAACAAGACATAAAGCCATTGTTAACCT from Rhodocytophaga rosea carries:
- a CDS encoding carbohydrate-binding domain-containing protein; protein product: MKSLFFTLHTRAVKLPFFYSPFALSKRLSLSLVFVVLVFCEISAQTRLGLHFTQQELDIWRKRANVGPYKHFGYESTSSPADWDRITSNAKSFLSNPSAERYKGVSTGSCVQVGASEPTNNGKKLRDAAFVYLITGDISYRNAVRNELIAQSSEANANFAVRSRWCTNLGDAPPAYPIASWLTRLLFAYDYIKSTLSDSDRNKLDKWFYDAAIFLQLNVDQDLGKYYVNRSSDNYTLSEYAHMMSASYGRTTHYNGYKTSSIGRAYNNRRSAQVKYFALVGIMQNASVLKNSGKRYVKEMLMYSIYPDGTSAEFQRWTEGFPDAGWSYVSHSIFDAVDVADHFARAGDAELYRFTTSQGAYGTSGGTKNLALVVNHVLNYVDGTVRRYGTASSGNQNTNYQINNIDEGDGWFAINELWFSKPNLYFKNDRTKKLYTRTASNVKPYPSGPAGSGPHVPFGGSWDTYPGMLFMFGQMENKVWPYVNISNPSSLQSDPNANNTITVSAYGKNSPKFRVIVNGIIVGDVTASSSVQNLKFTTKFSLSDIKTVMIHHYNDDTGKDLFINSITVGSQNIKANASNVKYDKFNIDGKDIINGQTAMLWNGALVFKPSGYQNDEDPVEEPAPSNGTTVTVKAYSTISSGVYGHFKVMIKGTVIGEAYTTNSLKDYTFTSDWNISDLSQVVVHYDNDRNANGEDRNLFVKSIVVNGVEISSTSSSVKFDRYALDGKDVMAGRVDLLWAGYLVYNLPNSLTDAIARQDFSVEGGDPELSKITDVIIAPNPNPGVFTLFVEMNAETDVALVVMDMIGNVLYEETYPSVSYQLDEKIELPELPAGMYLVKVLVGNESVIKKFVKQ